A single Corvus hawaiiensis isolate bCorHaw1 chromosome 24, bCorHaw1.pri.cur, whole genome shotgun sequence DNA region contains:
- the WNT2B gene encoding protein Wnt-2b isoform X1: protein MLSPNRLEASPGIAVAPGRAECGAFPRTAGAAPRLCLPLVLLLLALTPRADSSWWYIGALGARVICDNIPGLVNKQRQLCQRYPDIMQSVGEGAKEWIRECQHQFRHHRWNCSTLDRDHTVFGRVMLRSSREAAFVYAISSAGVVYAITRACSQGDLKVCSCDPLKRGRSKDERGEFDWGGCSDNINYGIRFAKAFVDAKEKKVKDARALMNLHNNRCGRMAVKRFLKLECKCHGVSGSCTLRTCWLAMSDFRKTGDYLRKKYNGAIQVTMNQDGTGFTVANKNFRKPTKTDLVYFENSPDYCVMDKSAGSLGTAGRVCSKVSRGTDGCEVMCCGRGYDTTRVTRITKCECKFHWCCAVRCKECEDTVDVHTCKAPKRAEWLDQT from the exons ATGCTCAGCCCAAACCGCCTGGAAGCGTCTCCAGGGATTGCCGTGGCCCCCGGGCGTGCGGAGTGCGGAGCCTTCCCTCGGACGGCGGGCGCGGCCCCCCGGCTTTGCCTTCCCCTCGTCCTCCTCCTGCTTGCCCTGACGCCCCGCGCCGACTCCTCGTGGTG GTACATCGGGGCGCTGGGTGCAAGGGTGATCTGTGATAACATCCCCGGGCTGGTGAACAAGCAGCGACAGCTCTGCCAGAGGTACCCTGACATCATGCAGTCGGTTGGGGAAGGAGCCAAGGAGTGGATCCGGGAGTGCCAGCACCAATTCCGGCACCACCGCTGGAACTGCAGCACCCTGGACCGGGACCACACTGTCTTCGGCCGGGTCATGCTGCGAA gcagcagggaggccGCCTTCGTCTACGCCATCTCCTCGGCTGGGGTGGTCTATGCCATCACGCGGGCGTGCAGCCAGGGGGACCTCAAGGTCTGCAGCTGTGACCCGCTCAAGAGGGGCCGCTCCAAGGACGAGCGCGGGGAGTTCGACTGGGGCGGCTGCAGCGACAACATCAACTATGGGATCCGCTTTGCCAAAGCCTTTGTGGAtgccaaggagaaaaaagtgaagGATGCCCGGGCGTTGATGAACCTGCACAACAACCGCTGCGGGAGGATG GCTGTGAAGCGCTTCCTGAAGCTGGAGTGCAAATGCCACGGGGTCAGCGGCTCCTGCACACTAAGGACTTGTTGGCTGGCAATGTCAGATTTTCGAAAAACAGGGGATTACCTAAGGAAGAAATACAACGGGGCCATCCAGGTGACGATGAATCAGGATGGCACTGGCTTCACAGTGGCCAACAAGAACTTCAGGAAGCCCACAAAAACAGATCTGGTGTATTTTGAGAACTCACCTGATTACTGTGTGATGGACAAGTCAGCAG GCTCCCTGGGCACGGCCGGCCGGGTGTGCAGCAAGGTGTCCCGCGGGACGGACGGCTGCGAGGTGATGTGCTGCGGGCGGGGGTACGACACCACGCGCGTCACCCGCATCACCAAGTGCGAGTGCAAGTTCCACTGGTGCTGCGCTGTGCGCTGCAAGGAGTGCGAGGACACTGTGGATGTGCACACGTGTAAAGCTCCCAAACGGGCTGAGTGGTTGGACCAGACCTGA
- the WNT2B gene encoding protein Wnt-2b isoform X2, whose protein sequence is MQSVGEGAKEWIRECQHQFRHHRWNCSTLDRDHTVFGRVMLRSSREAAFVYAISSAGVVYAITRACSQGDLKVCSCDPLKRGRSKDERGEFDWGGCSDNINYGIRFAKAFVDAKEKKVKDARALMNLHNNRCGRMAVKRFLKLECKCHGVSGSCTLRTCWLAMSDFRKTGDYLRKKYNGAIQVTMNQDGTGFTVANKNFRKPTKTDLVYFENSPDYCVMDKSAGSLGTAGRVCSKVSRGTDGCEVMCCGRGYDTTRVTRITKCECKFHWCCAVRCKECEDTVDVHTCKAPKRAEWLDQT, encoded by the exons ATGCAGTCGGTTGGGGAAGGAGCCAAGGAGTGGATCCGGGAGTGCCAGCACCAATTCCGGCACCACCGCTGGAACTGCAGCACCCTGGACCGGGACCACACTGTCTTCGGCCGGGTCATGCTGCGAA gcagcagggaggccGCCTTCGTCTACGCCATCTCCTCGGCTGGGGTGGTCTATGCCATCACGCGGGCGTGCAGCCAGGGGGACCTCAAGGTCTGCAGCTGTGACCCGCTCAAGAGGGGCCGCTCCAAGGACGAGCGCGGGGAGTTCGACTGGGGCGGCTGCAGCGACAACATCAACTATGGGATCCGCTTTGCCAAAGCCTTTGTGGAtgccaaggagaaaaaagtgaagGATGCCCGGGCGTTGATGAACCTGCACAACAACCGCTGCGGGAGGATG GCTGTGAAGCGCTTCCTGAAGCTGGAGTGCAAATGCCACGGGGTCAGCGGCTCCTGCACACTAAGGACTTGTTGGCTGGCAATGTCAGATTTTCGAAAAACAGGGGATTACCTAAGGAAGAAATACAACGGGGCCATCCAGGTGACGATGAATCAGGATGGCACTGGCTTCACAGTGGCCAACAAGAACTTCAGGAAGCCCACAAAAACAGATCTGGTGTATTTTGAGAACTCACCTGATTACTGTGTGATGGACAAGTCAGCAG GCTCCCTGGGCACGGCCGGCCGGGTGTGCAGCAAGGTGTCCCGCGGGACGGACGGCTGCGAGGTGATGTGCTGCGGGCGGGGGTACGACACCACGCGCGTCACCCGCATCACCAAGTGCGAGTGCAAGTTCCACTGGTGCTGCGCTGTGCGCTGCAAGGAGTGCGAGGACACTGTGGATGTGCACACGTGTAAAGCTCCCAAACGGGCTGAGTGGTTGGACCAGACCTGA